The window CTTTAGTCAAACAGGACAGTTTAAAAAGTAAGTTCCTCTTATCCGTTAAAATATTTATGGGTCTGTCATTTATTGGCGTGGTTGCCATTTAGTTTTGAAGCTTGGCAAGAGAAGCCGAAAACTTTAAGAGTAGGCATAAACTTAAAACATAAAACCATGTCAATATCTGATGTGCAGTTTAAAAACAATTGGTATAACGTTTTCGATGAAAACAACAAGAAGTCCGCTTCGGTACCGGCAACTGCCGGTGAATTGATGGGCATAGGAACCGATTTTTTTGTCCTGAAAAAGAACAATTGGTACATAACTTTTGACGACAGAGGCAAAAAGATTGCGGATTTATCCTGTACCTATGGCGATTTCAAAAATGCCACAGGCAATTCCTTTAACCTGGTTAAAGGCAATTGGCTCACCTCCTTTGACAAACATTGCAAAAAGACGGGCACCAGACCGGCCAGATGACGGTGGTTTATCAAATGACAGGTTGCCGTAACCGCCTGCCATTTGATTTTACTAAAAATCTAACATTAAAATATTATGGTTTAGGTGGACAGTTTAATATAAATTCTAATAACTTTACATAACTGCATAATAATACTTTATATCAAGGCATTTTTATAATTATTAATTTAAAACTTAAATTAAACGAAAAAAGTTTTTTTTAATCCTTGGGTTGGTTCAAACTATTTTACCGATGGTTTTGAAAATTAAAAGATCATGGTGTTGGGTGAAAGTCACTATTGTAACGATAAATGTGAAAATTGTGGCGATTTGTCAATTACTAAGTGTAAGGAATTTACAACAGAGGTAATTCATAGACTTTTAAAATATAAAGAAGGTAAAGCTGAATTTGAAACTTGGATGAATACCTTTATTCGATTTACTAATGTAATTATTGGAAAACAAACTAATTATTTGGTATTTAAAGATTTCTGGAATTCTATATTATTTTATAATTATATTCAAAAAACGATGTCTGGCCCAAGAATATCTCCTACTGAGCAAGATTTTAAGAAATATTTTGATGCTTTTTTGGAGACAGTAAATGAGTATAAACCTGATTTAATAATAGTTTGGGGAAAACGTTTATGGAACAATTTACCTAAAAAAGGTGAATGGGGCGATAAAATATTGGATGGAGCGAATGGTAAATTTTTTTATTATATAATAGATGGGGAAAAAATTCCTTCATATGGTATATATCATCCATCATCTTCGACCTTTGGGTATATATTTAACTCATATTTAAAAGAAGCAGTACATTTAGCTGGAGTTTAAAAAATTAAATATAAATAATTATAATTTTTCTCAATAAAAACAAACCACGACATGTTTTGTCGTGGTTTGTTTTTATTTTTGTAGGAAAAGAACCGGAGATTATTAAAAATAGTTGATTATGTCAAAAAGAGAAACACTTGCAAGGT of the Bacteroidota bacterium genome contains:
- a CDS encoding uracil-DNA glycosylase produces the protein MVLGESHYCNDKCENCGDLSITKCKEFTTEVIHRLLKYKEGKAEFETWMNTFIRFTNVIIGKQTNYLVFKDFWNSILFYNYIQKTMSGPRISPTEQDFKKYFDAFLETVNEYKPDLIIVWGKRLWNNLPKKGEWGDKILDGANGKFFYYIIDGEKIPSYGIYHPSSSTFGYIFNSYLKEAVHLAGV